A stretch of the Ictidomys tridecemlineatus isolate mIctTri1 chromosome 5, mIctTri1.hap1, whole genome shotgun sequence genome encodes the following:
- the Cimap1c gene encoding protein CIMAP1C has product MMRPKEAPNYEFYAQHPEKKVQVPSWQEVKQTPIIMAMIKGPGPAKYLRPSCTGYIDHDTSMFQEPAFTLHRRHSEKRITDICSPGPCYFLDPKITRFGMSSCPQVPMEERISNLRLCPNPSPCHYNLEKICPPGERRAPQYAFGYRCPFRVLDPNPAPNQYQLPVSLGPNNPVQRAAPCYSLNSSNKNWFYKEDVARGPGPAMHARPEPSIYQNRSPIYSMARRFAYPLDHTLRPGPGSHNVQEVTVHKPRMPSFTMGVKHSPNLCPLVTDICD; this is encoded by the exons ATGATGCGGCCCAAGGAGGCGCCGAACTACGAGTTCTATGCACAGCACCCAGAGAAGAAGGTGCAGGTGCCCTCGTGGCAGGAGGTGAAGCAGACCCCTATCATCATGGCCATGATCAAAG GCCCAGGGCCTGCCAAGTACCTCCGGCCATCCTGCACAGGCTACATAGACCACGACACCTCCATGTTCCAGGAGCCCGCGTTTACCCTGCACAGGCGGCATTCAGAGAAGC GGATCACAGATATATGCAGCCCTGGGCCTTGCTACTTCTTGGATCCCAAAATAACCCGGTTTGGAATGTCCAGCTGCCCGCAGGTCCCCATGGAGGAGCGCATCTCCAACCTGC GCCTGTGCCCCAACCCATCCCCTTGTCACTACAACTTGGAGAAGATCTGTCCCCCTGGGGAACGCAGGGCTCCCCAGTATGCTTTCGGCTACCGGTGTCCATTCAGAGTGTTGGACCCCAACCCAGCCCCCAACCAGTACCAGCTGCCAGTCTCTCTGGGGCCCAACAACCCCGTCCAAAGAGCTGCCCCCTGCTATAGTCTGAACTCCTCTAACAAGAACTGGTTCTACAAGGAGGATGTGGCCAGAGGCCCCGGCCCTGCCATGCATGCCCGGCCCGAGCCGTCCATCTACCAGAACCGCAGCCCCATCTACAGCATGGCCAGGCGCTTCGCCTACCCACTGGACCACACCCTTCGGCCTGGCCCTGGCTCCCACAATGTTCAGGAGGTCACTGTGCACAAGCCCCgcatgccctctttcaccatggGCGTCAAACACTCCCCCAACCTGTGCCCACTGGTCACCGACATTTGTGACTGA